One Acinetobacter sp. SAAs474 genomic window, GCACAGTATGGTTTATAGGCAAGATTGTTAAAAAAATCCGCCAATTGAGCAACATTCATATTTTGCAACGTCCGAAAGGTTGCAAACGCTCAAAACATAGGTAAAATACAAGTATCGAATTTGCGTTTACTTATGTTTTAAGCATTTGTTAAACAAAGAGAAAAAAGTAGGTCGCCAAACCTGCTTTTTTTTCGCCTGAAAGAAAATCTAACACAACTTTAATACTTTTAAAAGTTATTGATTTTCTTCATGTTATAACTGAATATTTGTCAATATATGGACAAATATTCAGTTAGATATTTCTAGAAGTATGCAGAATTCTTACGATAAAAACCTGCTTTGTACCCTCATTAATCTGAATGATTGCTCGATAGGGACTATCAGAAATAAGCATTTCTCTTGTTCCTAAACTTCCCTTCTTTTTGGTTCGATTTGGTGAGAAATACAGGGTTTCTAGCTGTTCAGTAATTTTTAAATACATCCCTTCTGCTAGTTTTTCACCCCATGTCTCTATGCCATACGCCAAAA contains:
- a CDS encoding type II toxin-antitoxin system RelE/ParE family toxin; amino-acid sequence: MTYEVSYLPQAEQDLIEILAYGIETWGEKLAEGMYLKITEQLETLYFSPNRTKKKGSLGTREMLISDSPYRAIIQINEGTKQVFIVRILHTSRNI